Proteins from a genomic interval of Prionailurus viverrinus isolate Anna chromosome F2, UM_Priviv_1.0, whole genome shotgun sequence:
- the PTP4A3 gene encoding protein tyrosine phosphatase type IVA 3: MARMNRPAPVEVSYKRMRFLITHNPTNATLSTFIEDLKKYGATTVVRVCEVTYDKAPLEKDGITVVDWPFDDGAPPPGKVVEDWLSLLKAKFCDDPGSCVAVHCVAGLGRAPVLVALALIESGMKYEDAIQFIRQKRRGAINSKQLTYLEKYRPKQRLRFKEPHAHKTKCCVM, from the exons ATGGCCCGGATGAACCGGCCGGCCCCCGTGGAGGTGAGTTACAAGAGGATGCGCTTCCTGATCACGCACAACCCCACCAACGCCACGCTCAGCACCTTCATTGAG gaCCTGAAGAAGTACGGGGCCACCACCGTGGTGCGGGTGTGCGAAGTGACCTACGACAAGGCCCCTCTGGAGAAGGACGGCATCACCGTGGTG GACTGGCCGTTTGACGACGGGGCGCCCCCACCTGGCAAAGTGGTGGAGGACTGGCTGAGCCTACTGAAGGCCAAGTTCTGTGATGACCCTGGCAGCTGTGTGGCCGTTCACTGCGTAGCCGGCCTGGGACG GGCTCCGGTCCTCGTGGCACTGGCTCTCATCGAGAGCGGAATGAAGTACGAAGACGCCATCCAGTTCATCCGACA AAAGCGGCGTGGAGCCATCAACAGCAAGCAGCTCACCTATTTGGAAAAATACCGGCCAAAGCAGAGACTGCGGTTCAAAGAACCACACGCACACAAGACCAAGTGCTGTGTCATGTAG